In Miscanthus floridulus cultivar M001 chromosome 5, ASM1932011v1, whole genome shotgun sequence, one genomic interval encodes:
- the LOC136449968 gene encoding respiratory burst oxidase homolog protein B-like: protein MADTEAAMDTGSSRRSHDDTATLIPHSGNLGESSRKGVKTTRFKDDDEVVEITIVQRDSVAIEDVRAVDDGGSGHGGGFDGLSLVSPSSSRSGKLSSKIRQVKNGLKMNSSSNKAPQTQLGKNMRKRLDRSKSGAAVALKGLQFVTAKVGHDGWAAVEKRFNQLQVDGVLLRSRFGKCIGMDGSDEFAVQVFDSLARKRGITKQLLTKDELKDFWEQLSDQGFDNRLQTFFDMVDKNADGRITAEEVKEIITLSASANKLSKLKERADEYTALIMEELDRNNLGYIELEDLEALLLQSPSQAAARSTTQSSKLSKALSMKLASNKNTGPFYHYWQEFTYFLEENWKRIWVMTLWLSICIGLFIWKFIQYRNRAVFHIMGYCVCTAKGAAETLKFNMALVLFPVCRNTITWIRSKTKIGAVVPFNDNINFHKVIAAGVAVGVALHAGAHLTCDFPRLLHASDAAYEPMKSFFGDKRPPNYWWFVKGTEGWTGVVMVVLMTIAFVLAQPWFRRNRLKDSNPLKKMTGFNAFWFTHHLFVIVYALLVVHGICLYLSRKWYKKTTWMYLAVPVLLYVSERILRLFRSHDAVRIQKVAVYPGNVLALYMSKPPRFRYRSGQYIFINCRAVSPYEWHPFSITSAPGDDYLSVHIRTRGDWTSRLRTVFSEACRPPTDGESGLLRADLSKGITESNARFPRLLIDGPYGAPAQDYREYDVLLLIGLGIGATPLISIVKDVLNHIQHGGSVAGTEPEGSGKAKKRPFMTKRAYFYWVTREEGSFEWFRGVMNEVAEKDKDGVIELHNHCSSVYEEGDARSALIVMLQELQHAKKGVDILSGTSVKTHFARPNWRSVFKHVAVNHENQRVGVFYCGEPVLVPQLRQFSADFTHKTNTKFEFHKENF, encoded by the exons ATGGCAGACACTGAAGCGGCCATGGACACGGGCAGTTCTAGGAGGTCACATGATGACACTGCAACATTAATCCCACACAGCGGCAATCTGGGAGAATCAAGCCGGAAGGGCGTGAAGACCACCAGGTTcaaagatgatgatgaggttgTGGAAATCACCATTGTACAGCGTGATTCAGTGGCAATCGAAGATGTCAGGGCAGTCGATGATGGTGGCTCGGGGCATGGTGGTGGGTTTGATGGCCTGTCACTTGTGTCACCTTCCTCATCAAGGAGCGGCAAGCTATCATCGAAGATTAGGCAGGTGAAAAATGGGCTAAAGATGAACAGCTCAAGCAATAAGGCACCGCAGACACAGTTGGGAAAGAACATGAGGAAGAGATTGGACAGAAGCAAGAGTGGGGCTGCTGTAGCGCTCAAGGGTTTGCAGTTTGTGACTGCAAAAGTTGGTCATGATGGCTGGGCTGCAGTGGAGAAACGGTTCAACCAGCTACAGGTTGATGGCGTGCTGCTACGTTCAAGATTTGGGAAATGCATTG GGATGGATGGATCTGATGAGTTTGCAGTGCAAGTCTTCGATTCATTAGCAAGGAAGAGAGGGATAACGAAGCAGCTGCTGACTAAGGATGAGCTGAAAGATTTCTGGGAACAACTCAGTGATCAGGGTTTTGACAACCGTCTACAGACATTCTTTGACAT GGTTGACAAGAATGCTGATGGAAGGATCACAGCAGAGGAGGTTAAGGAG ATTATTACCCTCAGTGCTTCAGCAAACAAACTTTCCAAGCTCAAGGAACGGGCTGATGAGTACACAGCACTCATTATGGAAGAACTTGACCGCAACAATCTGGGATACATTGAG CTTGAGGATCTGGAGGCACTTTTGCTGCAATCACCATCTCAAGCTgctgcaagatcaacaacacaaAGCTCAAAACTTAGCAAAGCTCTTAGCATGAAGCTTGCATCAAACAAGAACACAGGTCCATTTTACCACTACTGGCAAGAGTTCACGTACTTCCTTGAGGAGAACTGGAAGCGCATTTGGGTTATGACTCTCTGGCTCTCAATCTGCATTGGCCTTTTCATTTGGAAGTTCATCCAATACCGTAATCGAGCTGTATTTCACATCATGGGTTATTGTGTGTGCACTGCAAAAGGTGCTGCAGAGACCCTCAAATTCAATATGGCCCTGGTTCTTTTTCCTGTTTGCCGAAATACAATCACTTGGATTCGATCAAAGACAAAGATCGGAGCTGTTGTGCCCTTCAATGACAACATAAACTTCCATAAG GTAATAGCAGCAGgtgttgcagttggtgttgctttGCATGCAGGTGCTCACCTGACATGTGATTTTCCTCGGCTGCTCCATGCAAGTGATGCTGCCTATGAACCAATGAAGTCTTTCTTTGGAGACAAAAGGCCACCAAATTACTGGTGGTTTGTAAAGGGGACTGAAGGGTGGACAGGTGTGGTCATGGTTGTACTTATGACTATAGCTTTCGTATTGGCCCAGCCATGGTTTCGGCGTAATAGGCTCAAGGATTCTAATCCCCTCAAGAAAATGACTGGCTTCAATGCCTTTTGGTTTACGCACCACTTATTTGTTATTGTGTATGCACTGCTCGTTGTCCATGGGATCTGCTTATATCTAAGCAGGAAATGGTACAAGAAAACG ACCTGGATGTACCTTGCTGTCCCTGTGCTCTTGTATGTAAGTGAGCGCATTCTTCGGCTATTTAGGAGCCATGATGCTGTTAGGATTCAGAAG GTTGCAGTATATCCAGGGAATGTTTTGGCTCTCTATATGTCCAAGCCACCTCGATTCAGGTATCGGAGTGGGCAGTATATCTTCATAAACTGCCGTGCTGTCTCTCCATATGAATG GCACCCATTTTCCATTACATCAGCACCAGGAGATGATTATCTTAGTGTCCACATTCGCACAAGGGGTGATTGGACTTCACGTCTTAGGACTGTCTTCTCTGAG GCATGCCGCCCTCCAACTGATGGAGAAAGTGGACTCCTTAGAGCTGACCTTTCCAAGGGGATCACTGAGAGCAACGCCAG GTTCCCAAGACTCTTAATTGATGGACCATATGGTGCTCCGGCGCAAGACTATCGGGAATATGATGTTCTCCTGCTCATTGGACTGGGCATTGGAGCCACTCCATTGATTAGCATTGTGAAGGATGTACTTAACCACATTCAGCATGGAGGATCTGTTGCAGGCACCGAGCCTGAGGGCAGTGGCAAGGCCAAGAAGAGGCCATTCATGACAAAGAGAGCCTACTTCTACTGGGTGACCAGAGAAGAGGGATCTTTTGAATGGTTCCGAGGGGTCATGAATGAGGTGGCTGAGAAGGACAAGGATGGAGTCATTGAACTCCACAACCACTGCTCGAGTGTGTACGAGGAAGGGGATGCACGGTCTGCCCTCATTGTCATGCTCCAAGAGCTCCAACATGCGAAGAAGGGAGTCGACATCTTGTCTGGAACTAGTGTCAAGACGCACTTTGCGCGTCCCAATTGGCGAAGCGTCTTCAAACATGTTGCAGTGAACCACGAGAACCAACGCGTCG GAGTTTTCTACTGCGGTGAGCCCGTCCTTGTGCCACAGCTACGGCAGTTTTCAGCAGACTTCACCCACAAGACAAATACAAAGTTTGAGTTCCACAAGGAGAACTTCTGA
- the LOC136449970 gene encoding uncharacterized protein yields the protein MNHQSQRASSQLKGPLVSSTASGRVPLAPLRRFPNGESRPAAHTRNQTAITPITCLSRKVVRAHGSGGGGSSPLARLVFDEMSVTAREMPAGWLDYTSRTMASVNRLLSWVAIMSMFMTEVVPKQELYEIVKQMRNNANPGPDGLTAAFYKLAWPWIKQDVSKLWLSGRVFARRRRLGAELLQFSHRRRHRQSGAAGPQVQSVEGQAEVVAPSTRANPSPSALISRGHPRVSRRATAFSSATPSRRGRWGRLRRSWWADGRVAKGGGFRGARRSEGSSTLRWLKVPRTALGGSRHRRPDLRRRAASGGGGPFVELRGAAAGRFRRRSLCGRLPGPGGARRGEVARQLLDVLRPRYCSNHRP from the exons ATGAACCACCAGTCTCAAAGGGCATCTTCTCAGCTCAAAGGGCCATTGGTTAGCTCAACCGCCTCGGGCCGAGTCCCGCTGGCCCCTCTGCGCCGCTTCCCCAACGGAGAGAGTAGACCCGCCGCCCACACCAGAAACCAGACAGCCATTACCCCCATCACCTGTCTCTCGAGGAAGGTGGTTCGCGCGCACGGCAGTGGAGGTGGTGGTTCCAGTCCCCTTGCTCGTTTGGTGTTCGACGAAATGTCTGTTACCGCCCGGGAGATGCCAGCAGGGTGGTTGGATTATACATCCAGGACAATGGCGAGTGTAAACAGACTGCTCTCATGGGTCGCAATCATGTCAATGTTCATGACGGAGGTGGTGCCAAAGCAG GAATTATATGAAATTGTCAAACAGATGAGGAACAATGCCAACCCAGGACCCGATGGCCTCACTGCAGCCTTCTACAAATTGGCGTGGCCGTGGATCAAACAGGACGTCAGTAAACTG TGGCTCTCCGGTCGCGTCTTCGCCAGGCGTCGGAGGCTCGGAGCGGAGTTGCTTCAGTTCAGCCACCGTCGACGGCACCGGCAGTCCGGCGCTGCAGGTCCGCAAGTGCAGAGCGTGGAGGGGCAGGCCGAGGTGGTGGCGCCTTCTACGCGCGCGAATCCTTCACCTTCTGCGCTGATTAGTCGAGGACATCCACGGGTGTCTCGACGGGCGACAGCGTTCTCCTCCGCCACGCCCTCCCGGCGAGGCCGGTGGGGTCGTCTCCGGCGTAGCTGGTGGGCGGACGGTCGTGTGGCGAAGGGAGGGGGATTCCGCGGGGCTCGACGGAGCGAGGGGAGCTCGACGCTGCGGTGGCTGAAGGTCCCCCGCACGGCCCTCGGTGGGTCTAGGCACCGCCGGCCGGACCTTCGGCGGAGGGCGGCTTCTGGAGGCGGAGGGCCGTTCGTGGAGCTAAGAGGGGCCGCTGCGGGGAGGTTTCGCAGAAGGTCCCTCTGTGGTCGCTTACCCGGGCCGGGTGGGGCGAGAAGAGGGGAGGTTGCACGCCAGCTGCTCGACGTTTTGCGGCCCCGGTACTGCAG TAACCATCGACCTTAA